Below is a genomic region from Vitis riparia cultivar Riparia Gloire de Montpellier isolate 1030 chromosome 5, EGFV_Vit.rip_1.0, whole genome shotgun sequence.
tttcaAAGCAAAGTCCAAGCATGCATTGATGCATCCGCAATGGCCTAACTTAATGGTACAAGTGTACAACCATTTAGTTAAGAAAGGTTGTTTCTTTTCATGGAATTGTTTTGGATGAATGAATGATACTTTTTGTACTATTGCATTGTTGGTTTGGAGCTGTATAAATATGTGTTTTACTTTATTATACTGCTAATTGAACAGTAACTTGGCAAGGCATGTGACTTAACGTTATAAGCTGCAATTTATGATGAATATTTTGTGCCTTTTCTTGCTTAAGGggaaaatgttttacttgcctcattttgaaattttttttccgtCCCTTCTCTTATTCAGTTATTCTGGTTGAATGTCAAAGCAGGTTCCCATCTCCAGTCTCAAATCAGTTTCTATGCCAATCAAAGGGAAAAGCTTCCAATCTCTAAGGCTGCGGACAGGGCCCTCCCGCCTTCGTGTTTCCTGTGCAGTATGTTCCTTTAAGACTGATATCATACTCCTCTGTTGAGTCATCtgtatgattgacatgaattgttttcttctttcaatgcttcaattaatttaaaatctcaaacttttggTTATACATTAATCTGTTAATATAGAAACCTGGCTGCTACAAAACAACCAAGGAATTTCATACCAGATTCTGCATTTGGCATTTAGCATGGTAGCATATGATTCCATGCGTTTGGTTGGTTCATCAAGCGCAGTTGATATTCCTATTCTTTTTATAGTTTTCTTATACTTATTGATTTCACTTTATCATAGAGGAAATGCAGTGCTGAGCTGTGATTTACACACCTGATTAGATAGTCGAAATAAGGAAAATCTGATGAGTTGCTTTTGCATAGAAAGAAGCATCAATTTAGGGGTTGTAAAATCTAAATGGTGTCACTTCATGTGATAGAGATACTACATTATCCATCTCTTATCACCATATAATGTTAGAGATTGTCAGAGATGCTACATTTTACATTGTCAAACCTACCGTGCATTTGATAATTTAACCAGCATAGATATTCCAATGCTGAGCAGGCCAAACCGGAGACAGTGAATAAGGTGTGCGACATTGTGAGGAAACAGCTTGCACTGCCAGCTGACTCTGAGGTCACTGGAGAGTCAAAGTTTGCAACACTTGGAGCTGATTCTCTGGATACTGTAAGTAATATCCATCCTTCGAACATTTCTCCTTGTTTCCGTTCACTTCATATCTTATTTTAGTTCATTGCACACCTATCTGTTGTTATCACCACgatcatcctcatcatcatcatcatttattttcttcaaattgtaCTTCCCTTTTTTGGTTAGAGTCATGATGTGCAGATCCAAGTTAAAGAAAACTTGTGAAGGCACTTGAGATTTCTAAGATAAACCAGATTTCGGTTCATTCTGCTCCAGAAAATTAACCGAGACATAATCTTCATTGTCTGGCAGCATATGCTTCCTTTCtcccaaagaaagaaagaaagaaagaaatccaGCAGCCATCTGACTCTTTAACCATGTTTGCTTGATCAATGTAACTAAGAGAGATTTTCCTTTCTATCCATATAGGTTGAGATTGTGATGGGCCTTGAAGAGGAATTTGGGATCAGTGTTGAAGAAGAAAGTGCCCAGGGTATTGCCACTGTCCAAGATGCTGCAGATCTCATCGAACAGCTCATCTCAAATAAGTGAGATAAAATATGGCGGCAAAACGCCCTACAGTGTCTCATTTGTAGGTTCCTTGTTTGGCCCaaaatcttttgaattttttttttcctactccCCTGTTGCTCACAGGGCACCTAGCCCCCTTGTGATGTTTGTCTGTTAGtttatttctgtttttctttgtttcttctatATTGACTCATGTGTCACTTTTGTTGGTTAGGCTTGTCATCAAAGTTAATCTAGTTTAAGTTATGTTCGTATGCCTCTTTGCTctgtttgttttattatatatatattccataaTAAATGAGCGCCCATCCATATAGACCGTTTGAAAATATTAGTGGGAGAAATACTAGATTTGAACAGGCCTGGATTCCGATTGAAGACGTTGTTGGGCTGGATCTGGTTTTGTTAAAACATTGTTGATACAAaaatttgtgttttgtttttttcctctctttttctgGCCGGTGAAGGGGTGGTGAACTAGCCTCTGCAGCCGGTTGGTTTGGGTTTTGATTTTGAGGTGATGCCAAGGACCAAGGCTGTTCTTGGTCTTTTATACTTGTATCCCTGGACAACGGCCAGAAAAGCCTGGGAACTTGGTAGATATCCCTTCAACCATTAAAGCCGGCATCGCTGTTGATGACTCTGAAATTGCTGATCCACAAATCGAAACCCACTCATCAATACCAAAAAGTGCATCAAAATCTGTGTTTTTCCCACACATATACACCTTCAAATAAAAATGGGAGGCTTTCCAACCCATATACAACAATAAACAACGAAAAGGGGCTAGAATTTCATGTATTTCCGAGGAAAGGATAATATCCTCTCAAGTCAAAAGTAATATAAATTCATagtaatatgaaaaaatgagtttCATTCCAGTTATACTTTTAAATCAACACATGAAAACGCACttctgaaataaaaaaaaaccttcggAGAAATATGCCAGGATAGCCTATAATTCACCTTGTTAAAATTGAAGCTGTTGTTTCTCCTTAGAACTGTTTTGTACTAAGAGTAGTGTCTGTTCTAAATAATGTTTATTATTAGTGGCCCCTCCCCTCAGCTTGTCGTAGTGCTATGCGGAAGAAGCCTCTCTTTTTATTACCTTTGGCTGGAGCGCATTATAGGAACATGCTGCATTGTGGactgttacaatttttttctttgggcCTACACAAATTACCCTTTCAAGGGATGCATCATCACGGCACTCAAATAAGATAGCCAGTAGCCACCATAACTGGTAGGGTAATGGGTATTCAAGAGATGGCTGTACCCTATATATAGATAAAGCCCCCCTTTACCAAAAATTGCTTTATCTAATCGCCAAGTCCAACAGAGTATATGAGCCAACCCACAATCACATGCATAAAAGATTATGAAAAAAGGTGGAAAAGGAGAGAGATAAGGACAAGATTGGTGAGGCGTTTTTACCACAAGTATCGCATTCTTAATGCTTGTAAATTTGGCTATAGGCCTATAGCACAAAGTAGTCTCTCTTTTCTACTTCAATACTAAAAACGCTGAAACGTTGAAATTTTAACTTCCAAATCACCAATAATCTCCTCACAAGATTTGTACGTGGTGGGAGTGTCTTAAATAATTCAATGCTCACAAGAGAAGGAGATTTACTAAGTTAACTTTAGACAAGAATATGTGACTGATTTAACACCTAGTATTCACGGATGCGCGTAACATGCACCTGGGACGGAatctttttttccccaaaatggAGGCACAGATCCACGCGCTGCCCATAACAATTGCAACTTGCAATTAATTAGCAAGAAATACAGGGAAAATTGCCAGTTTTTAAGGGTTGGAGTTCTGGAGAAACATATTGGTTTATGTTCATTTGAAAGACCCCAGTATTCATTCCCCCATTTGTACAACcacgaaaaagaaaaagaaaaaaaggggggggggaaGCACCATTACATCTCCTGCACTCAATTTCTCTAcaatatatatagaagaaaatacAACTGCCCACGcttcacaaaaggaaaaaaaactaaaaaaatctaTAGATTTATTCTATCGTCACAATGCCACAGCTCATTTGACATACTAACTATACTACATAACCATATTTACCACGAACAATGAAAAATGAACATGAACGAAGATGGGAACCTGCAAAGAACAATTGAATCCTCCAGTAAGCAACACCACAACCCCAACAAAGCTACAGCAACCAAAAGGCCGGTAGACCCAGAAACACAACTAAATATAGAGATTCCACTGCATTGAGAGACCCTAGTGAGGTAGCTGGCAGAGAGGCAGAGGGAGAGATTGCAAAATCAGGGCCAAGTGCGACGACATCATCAGGATTTGGTGGGCTTGGGTTGGAAGGAATGGTGGGCATGGAGGACCCAGTTGGAACAGGAAGCACACCACCAGGGGAAGGAAAAAGAGGAGAAATGTCTGGTGACAATGGTGGGAGAGGAGATAGAGCTGGATTTAGCAAGACTGCTGGAGATGTTGAGATAGTAGAGGTCTGCAAATGTAGTTGCTCAGGGGATAAAGATAGTAAAGGTGAGAGCATGAAAGGCATGATGAGTACTAAGAGAAGCCAAAAGGAGGCCATTCTAATGATAATGAAATCACTCTCCACTTCTTGGAGACTGTAATTAATGTGAAGTCCCAAGAGAGAGGAAGGGGGTGCGGGTGACACTGTTTGTGGGCTTTTCTGGTGgaaattatgattaaaatttgaaaccatTAAAAGGTATAAACACAGCTTCTAGGTGGGGTGTGGGTGCCAGGTGGCTGGATATGAGTGGATTGTGATGAGAAGATACAGGTTGGCATGTGTGAGAAAACAGACAAAGATTGTTAGGCGTATGTTTTGATTTGATGCGTTTGTTAGTAGGGGATTCCTTTCTGCACGTGATGCACTTATTTCCCCTTTCTAATAAATGTCTTTGAGTTTAGCATATTTCCTAAGTTTTAAACTAAGCTTATACTTATATCATTGAGGTAttaaagttttgtttaattgtgTAAGAGAAATTATTAgcaaagaaaatgaacaaattcaaggaaagagaaacaaaacaaatttcaggCCATTGACTTCTGCCTCaatctttctccttttcctaggcaaaaatgatgaaaattgcagacatataaaaattttcactaaatTTTGATTACCTTTTCTTCCTACTTTGtatatcataattattattaaaagaattaaaaaaaaggttctttttcttaattctatTTAGAATCATTTTATGCCAAAGAAAGGGGACTAACCGGCGTCCATTGAATGAAAATTAAGGTACGGCCGGGGAATGAGACACAAGGAAAAGAGGACGGATGGCCCCCGACAATCAAGCATCCACTGGACATAACTAGCTAATTGTCAAAAAGTCAATACCACCCTTTATACAAGGGCTTCTTGAGTGACAAATTAAGGGGGCAAAAATGTCAAAACGTTGAGGCAAACGGCAAAGCGGAGCGCTAGCTAGCGACAATGACCCCCCGCAAATCACGGGGTCCACCGAAATGACGACCCATCAATCGACCACAAAGGATGTTCCAGTCAGTCATTTAAATTCAACAAAcagaaaaagtaaaaatcaaaaatcaaatctaATTTGGATACAGTTGTCAAATGGCCCACATACAATTATGATATAAGGAGACtgaggaaaaaaattttagATTGAGGTTATTTATGGCTACAGTTTTATCGCCCCCAGCACTCTGCGAATCCTATGGCAAGCAGCAAACTTCGTGACATTGTCTCTGCTATCTCGATGGTTGGGCATGTTTGTAGTTTCAAGCAAAATCCTTTCTTGTATTATAGAAAGTCAAAGATATTCTGAAGTCCTTCCCTGAACGCTCATTCCTGACCCCCTACCTAGAAATACTTGATAATCAAACACATCAAAATTTGGAAGAGAGTTTTGGACGATAATGTAGTTGCATCAAAAGGAACCTAACTTCCTCGCGAGTGAAGCCATTTCTAGGATtgtttactaactcttttaagtGAACCTAAACGAGAAAATGTATTAACTCAATAGCCACGACCAGAGAGGGCTAACCTCTTCCTGGGCATCATGGAAGGTAAAAGGCAGTGAAGGAGGAAAAACATACTGAAATGGCTGAACCCTCTCCATGCCCATCCACGCCATAAGCCTAGGATGGACGGTAAATGACAAGGAATCTTGCCAGCAATTGTATTGAGTGGCGACAACATCAACCATTATATTTCACTCCCCGGCCTCATCCAGTTCCTTGCGTTCTCACGGGTCTCTAAAAGGGTTAGATATATTAGTCCAGGGTCTTTGTGCTTTCACTCTCAAAGTTTACATGGGACAAATTTGTGATTTTGAAAGATGTCACTTGTTCTAGGGTAGTCTTCACTCAGATCTAGATACAGAGGGCATGTTGGAGATTAAATTCTGCCAATTTGTGATTTTGAAAGATGTCACTTGCTCTAGTGTAAATAAAGTTCATAGAACTGCTCATGGGCATCTTGGCTTGACCCAAAAGCTCTTTCACCAACTGAGCAAAGGAACAAATTCTGGCTGTGTCCCCACTTCCATACCCCAATTTAAAtaaggttaatttcactcatATTCCCTCAGGTTTTGGATAAATGTACGTGACCCCtcgttgatttgaaatttcatcaaattttccCGTATTTTGAGTAGGAGGGAGGtgagtgaaaataacaaatactTCCCCTAtccttttcatttattattttcacttacctCCCCTCTCAATCAAAATGAAgtaattgatgaaatttcaaatcaatgtatttaatcaaaatcaagaaggtgaataaaattaacccttTAAAATAATATGTACATTGAAGAAGGGAGGTTATTGAATTAATATGTAAATCAATGAATGAAGGTAAAATGttgtaaaaacaaaatatttattatctgCAATAACGGAGCTGCATTTAGTGACTTCTACACTGAAGGAAATGTGTATCTAAATCCTAAGATGTGGAAATTAGTCTGTTGCCCATACCACCATgcataagaataaataaataataaaaattgcaCAGGGGCTTTTATATAAATGACATTAAttctcaagaaaaaaatatactGAACTGAATATGTCAATGATGTTACATACATGGATTATACAACGACAGGCCAATCATATCTGGACCAAATTGTGATAATTgagttggaaaaagaaaaaatagaactcACCTCAATATAAGGACTGTTGAACCCGTGTCTGGAATGCAGAAAAATGGTCTTTCATGACTTTTTGAAACTCAATTAACCTTCGAAGTCCCTGCAAATAAATGTAGATCACAACTCAGAAATTATGGACCCTTTTGAAACAAAAGGCAGGGAACAACAAAACAATAGGCAACCTCCAGGACTTCAATTGCACCGGGGAAGCCGCTGCAACTCCTTGGCAACAAGCAAAGCAGCATCAGCTACGCCTGGGATGCTTGAGTTTTTAAGCTCAGAAACAATGGTTTCAAGTCTTGAAATCTCTGGGATAGATATTGATAATATCATTGCATGTGACAAATATTGCCTACAGGAGTACCCAAGAGCATGCAGCATCCGCAGCACCAGTAAGTGAGAGACAGCCCTTCGCCAGGACTCAAGAAGTGCACTAACCTTTGAGAGATTAGTTAGAAAACCAGTAGTGGCTTCCCTGGGAGCAGCCTTGAGCAACAAAACCACACATTCAGAAGCTATATCTGCAACATTGGCTTCATCTGAGCCACTTAATTCCAGAAAAACACTAACGTTGCTACCAAAGTCCATTATATCCCTTATGTATTGCTGCTGATCAACTGCACCTCTCACTTCAGTAGGACCATCACATATGAGAGTTGGTTCTTTTGAATAGATGAAGCCTTTTCTACTGCCTACTGAACGTAGAAGAAAAGCCCTACACAGGCCAAGAGTAGGTTCAAGAAAATCTTCCATATCTTTTGCATTGACAAACTCAAGAAGGTTTCCAATCTTCCTGACTACTTTTAATTGAGAGAGCAACTTGGTTTCCATTTCAGGAGCAGATGCCAGAGCCAGACACAGCTTAACGCTGTTTACATTTGCACTTGAAAGATCACCAAGCAAAAATTCAAAGCACTGGGAGACTGTCTCCATATGTAGAATATCTGGAATTCTAATGTAATTAAACTCGATAAACATCACAAGAAGCTTCTGCGCATACATGGGAATGGGATCTTCATCCTCAATGAGAGTGGGGTAAAGGGGCAGGAAGTGAGTATTGGATATGGACTTCAAGTCCTCTGATCTTTGCTCAACTTCTGATGGTTCATTCAAGTATATGACCATTGCATCAAATAGAATTTTCAGGCACAAAAATCTGGCATCTCCATCTTTGTTCCCCCTGTACAGAACAGCCAAACTTGGGAGAATTTCACCAATGAAAACATTAGCGCTTTCAAGAATTACAGAGGGCTCCTCTGTTATAGACTCAAGCACTCGCAGAAGAGTTATTTGGAAGTCATCCCTACCCTGAAATTAAATGAAAGAGGTAATATATGTCAACTGgttaatatcttttaatttttcatgtcAGTTAGGACTGTGCCCAATTTGTTCACACCCTAATGGGTAGAAGCAACAATCTGACCAAGACAACTACAGTAACACAAAGACCACCCTACCTTACTAACCCACCCACCCCCAACCCACACACAAGTAAAACTAGGAATCTATTCCAAAATCATTTATAGCCATTTGATCTATGACCGATTTCACAAAGCACGGGTACATCATGCAACCACTTGCCTAAGCAATTTTCCAAGACCTTCAGGCCCCAAAGTTAGTTGGACATAATTCCATGTTTCCTAATATTAGTAGTAATGCAgtactaattatatatatatatatatattagctaTCCACATTAAACATCATATCCTATTTAGTTTGGGACAACcagtaaagaaaaaaagttcaaGCTAAAAAAGCATGGAATGGAAATGAATATCCAAATGCAGGCTCAGTTGCAGCTATTTTACCTGAAATGGTGACTCTGCAAGTTTGATTAGATTTGCCAATTGCTGCAGCACTTGATGATTCACAACCCTGTGCTTAAATGATGAGCTCCcaagaagatgaagaacaacAGGAAACAAATGAACATTAATTTTTGGGGCAGCCCGATTGGTAAGGCCAACAATTTGGCCATGCCGCCTTCCTCCCATCATTTGCTGAATATCTCCAGTTATAGTCTCCAGCAAACCTGGAATAGTAGATGACACAACATGCAAAAATGCATCTAAACACTGCTGGACATAGCTATCCTTCTCTTTTACCAGCCTGTCCACTGCTGAGAGGAACCTAGCATTGCAAAAAAAATGAGGCAGCCATCTCTTACCATTCTTACAAAGGAGGGCTACAAAAACAAGTGTCTTTCCTCTCAAAACCTCACTTCCCTGCTCGATAAGAGACACGAGACTAGGAACCAGATTCTTATCCTCCACCAAGGGCAGAAGGTGCCGGCCAATGTTTGTGAACATATGGCTTCCAAGCATGGCCATGTTTAGAAGGTTTAAGCTGATTTGCTGCTCACGTGGACTGCCTTTGACAAGGGCAGTTACAGTGTCCCTGAATGAAAGCTTGTCTATGACTGATTGAATACTAGGAGGATGAAAACGAACCAGTCGTACTAGACACGATCCTGCTGTGAGTCTCATGCTCTCTTGTTTCCCTGCAGCCCTAAATATATAGCACAGGTTATTAATTACATCCTGGCTGGTGAAACGAGCTGCCCAGTTCCCTCCCTGACTGCATATGTTTTCTATTGTTCTCAGTGCATACTGTTGAGTTACATCATCCTCTCCTTTCCGTAAAATTGATGACACCAATGATATTAACGCATTTGAAACCTgctcaaaaaagaaaagctaAACTTTCATCtaggaaaaaatggaaggagACAAACAAGGGCAGGGAAGAATATGGAAAGGACTAGAAACATCCTCTAATAATGGTTCTATAAGAAAATCATCTTTGAGACATGAATGGAGGTGTCTAAGAAGAAtccccaaaaataaaaaataagctaCTAATAAGAAGGGCTTTGGcaataaaataaaagctaaCCTGCCAACCAGATGAGGACCTGCTATCCTTTGATGGGGATTCCGGTGGATTGTTATCTTTAGCATGTTCATTCTGAGTGGATATATAAAATAGCAACTCACCCAATGCAGCCATAGAAAACCTCCTTACTTTTTCCTGCCTATCTCTAAGACCGTCAGTAAGAGAACCTAAAATTCCAGAACTTGCCAAatcatcatcaatgaaagtagAATGCCGAATTAACAAACCAATCAGTGAAGCAAGCTGAACACGCAAAGCAGATGCCTTGGACTGTCGGAGCATTTTGACAATAACCATCATGATTGGCCCATTGGTTAAGATATTCGCAGCATCAGCATTATTGCTCAACATTTCAAGGTATTTGATCACATTCTGCTTCTCTGCAATGGTAGTGTTACCATTAAAGATGGTTATAATCCTATTGTTGAGTGAATCAAGCTGCTCCTTGGACATCTTGATGAAATCAGATGCTGCCAGTGCATCAAAGGGAAGAGAAGGAAGTGTCTCTGGCAATTTATCAGCTTTTCTACTGGGCATTACGGGTCTAACTGAGAGATCGGAAGGATGCCAAAGCACGTGCGAAATGTTACCAGATGATTTTGAAGAATCAAAATCAACAGCAGAACCTGAACCTTCTTTAACCCTCTGGATTCTAACCTGAGGACTAACACTGGGCGGGGTAGCAGCCAC
It encodes:
- the LOC117914281 gene encoding acyl carrier protein 1, chloroplastic-like, translated to MASASGVSMSLSSITCSFKKNQVPISSLKSVSMPIKGKSFQSLRLRTGPSRLRVSCAAKPETVNKVCDIVRKQLALPADSEVTGESKFATLGADSLDTVEIVMGLEEEFGISVEEESAQGIATVQDAADLIEQLISNK
- the LOC117914279 gene encoding serine/threonine-protein kinase RUNKEL, with protein sequence MNQYHIYEAIGRGKYSTVYKGRKKKSIEYFAIKSVDKSQKNKLLQEVRILHSLDHSNVLKFFSWYETSAHLWLVLEYCVGGDLMTLLRQDSQLPEDSVHDLARDLVRALQFLHSKGIIYCDLKPSNILLDENGRTKLCDFGLARKLSDISKTPSSMLPQAKRGTPCYMAPELFQDGGVHSYASDFWALGCVLYECYAGRPPFVGREFTQLVKSILSDPTPTLPGTPSRPFVNLINSLLVKDPAERIQWPELCGHAFWRTKFTSVPLPPQPAFDNLIDLYSKLCLSERNGDKPLQNKTPPKYRDRDSKGTPKQDENSILGLKGYETPVKGITGGRRAQTKATGRVADEKQKDPSSATGGVNLLRLSRIAKSNLHRENEKENYRRPLPNNSENDSEVKIENTDMELDFNENTEDEPHDEPDGSDTSNFTPEDKLSSQTQHQGKVEEMEDNTNQLDTAHVVSIPVSDDSRTFDHESDHVEVAATPPSVSPQVRIQRVKEGSGSAVDFDSSKSSGNISHVLWHPSDLSVRPVMPSRKADKLPETLPSLPFDALAASDFIKMSKEQLDSLNNRIITIFNGNTTIAEKQNVIKYLEMLSNNADAANILTNGPIMMVIVKMLRQSKASALRVQLASLIGLLIRHSTFIDDDLASSGILGSLTDGLRDRQEKVRRFSMAALGELLFYISTQNEHAKDNNPPESPSKDSRSSSGWQVSNALISLVSSILRKGEDDVTQQYALRTIENICSQGGNWAARFTSQDVINNLCYIFRAAGKQESMRLTAGSCLVRLVRFHPPSIQSVIDKLSFRDTVTALVKGSPREQQISLNLLNMAMLGSHMFTNIGRHLLPLVEDKNLVPSLVSLIEQGSEVLRGKTLVFVALLCKNGKRWLPHFFCNARFLSAVDRLVKEKDSYVQQCLDAFLHVVSSTIPGLLETITGDIQQMMGGRRHGQIVGLTNRAAPKINVHLFPVVLHLLGSSSFKHRVVNHQVLQQLANLIKLAESPFQGRDDFQITLLRVLESITEEPSVILESANVFIGEILPSLAVLYRGNKDGDARFLCLKILFDAMVIYLNEPSEVEQRSEDLKSISNTHFLPLYPTLIEDEDPIPMYAQKLLVMFIEFNYIRIPDILHMETVSQCFEFLLGDLSSANVNSVKLCLALASAPEMETKLLSQLKVVRKIGNLLEFVNAKDMEDFLEPTLGLCRAFLLRSVGSRKGFIYSKEPTLICDGPTEVRGAVDQQQYIRDIMDFGSNVSVFLELSGSDEANVADIASECVVLLLKAAPREATTGFLTNLSKVSALLESWRRAVSHLLVLRMLHALGYSCRQYLSHAMILSISIPEISRLETIVSELKNSSIPGVADAALLVAKELQRLPRCN